The Miscanthus floridulus cultivar M001 chromosome 7, ASM1932011v1, whole genome shotgun sequence genome includes a region encoding these proteins:
- the LOC136463934 gene encoding RAN GTPase-activating protein 2-like, protein MDSAQDFQPRTFSIKLWPPSESTRLILVERMTKNLSTESIFSRKYGLLGKQEAHENSKRIEELCFASADEHFKREPDGDGSSAVQLYAKETSKMMLEVLKKGLRTTAELEAPVADTPLVPADTVLDISGGKRAFIEADEAKELLSPLTKPGNSYKRICFSNRSFGIGAANVAGPILESVKNQLTEVDISDFVAGRPEDEALDVMRIFSKALEGSVLRYLNISDNALGEKGVRAFSELLKSQESLEELYVMNDGISEEAAKALSELIPATEKLKVLHFHNNMTGDEGAMYIAEMVKRSPNVESFRCSATRIGSDGGVALSEALGTCTHLKKLDLRDNLFGVDAGLALSKTLPKLPDLVELYLSDLNLENEGTKAIANALKQSAPQLEVLEMAGNEINAKAAPHLAECLAAMQSLKKLTLAENELKDDGAVIIAKSLEDGHTDLKELDVSTNMLQRVGARCFARAVANKPAFVQLNINGNFISDEGIDEVKEILKAGKKSLDVLGSLDENEPDGEPDDEEEDEDAEDNEDELDSKLQSVKVEQDD, encoded by the coding sequence ATGGATTCAGCACAAGATTTCCAGCCCAGGACATTCTCTATAAAGTTGTGGCCACCAAGTGAAAGCACACGGCTCATACTTGTTGAGAGGATGACAAAGAATCTGTCCACAGAGTCCATTTTCTCTCGCAAATATGGCCTTTTGGGCAAGCAAGAGGCTCATGAGAATTCAAAAAGGATTGAAGAACTTTGCTTTGCCTCTGCTGATGAGCATTTTAAAAGGGAGCCAGATGGTGATGGGAGTTCTGCTGTCCAGCTATATGCAAAGGAAACGAGCAAGATGATGTTGGAAGTTCTGAAAAAAGGCCTAAGGACTACTGCAGAACTGGAGGCACCTGTAGCTGATACACCTCTTGTGCCCGCTGATACTGTATTAGATATATCTGGTGGCAAGCGTGCTTTTATTGAGGCAGATGAAGCAAAAGAACTGCTGAGTCCACTCACCAAACCAGGAAATTCATATAAAAGAATTTGCTTTAGCAACAGGAGCTTTGGTATTGGTGCTGCTAATGTTGCTGGGCCAATTCTTGAGTCAGTTAAGAATCAGCTCACAGAGGTTGATATCTCAGATTTTGTTGCAGGAAGGCCTGAGGATGAAGCCCTCGATGTGATGCGCATATTCTCCAAAGCATTAGAGGGTTCTGTCCTGAGATATCTGAATATCTCTGACAATGCTTTGGGTGAGAAGGGTGTCAGGGCATTCAGTGAGCTCCTGAAATCACAGGAATCCTTGGAAGAACTCTATGTGATGAATGATGGCATATCAGAGGAAGCTGCAAAAGCTCTATCTGAGCTTATTCCTGCAACTGAGAAGCTTAAGGTTCTTCACTTCCACAACAATATGACTGGAGATGAAGGTGCTATGTATATTGCTGAGATGGTTAAGCGTTCTCCAAATGTAGAGAGTTTCAGGTGCTCAGCAACAAGGATAGGATCTGATGGTGGAGTCGCATTGTCTGAGGCATTAGGGACATGCACTCATCTGAAGAAACTTGATCTCAGGGACAACTTATTTGGTGTTGATGCAGGGTTAGCTCTCAGCAAAACCCTTCCAAAGCTTCCTGATCTGGTTGAGCTTTATCTCAGTGATCTCAATCTTGAGAATGAGGGTACAAAAGCAATTGCCAATGCCCTCAAACAGTCAGCACCGCAGTTGGAGGTCCTTGAAATGGCTGGAAATGAAATAAATGCCAAAGCAGCCCCACATTTGGCAGAATGCCTAGCAGCAATGCAGTCACTCAAGAAGCTGACCTTGGCTGAAAATGAGCTCAAGGATGATGGTGCTGTGATTATTGCAAAATCATTGGAAGATGGCCACACAGATCTCAAGGAACTTGATGTGAGCACGAACATGCTGCAGAGAGTTGGAGCTCGGTGCTTTGCGCGGGCAGTCGCAAATAAACCAGCTTTTGTGCAACTGAACATCAATGGAAATTTCATCTCCGATGAAGGGATTGATGAGGTGAAGGAAATTCTCAAGGCAGGTAAGAAATCCCTGGATGTTCTGGGCTCACTAGATGAGAATGAACCTGACGGGGAGCctgatgatgaggaagaggacgaggatgCTGAGGACAATGAGGACGAGCTGGATTCGAAGCTGCAGAGTGTGAAGGTTGAGCAGGATGATTGA